A genomic segment from Sander vitreus isolate 19-12246 chromosome 3, sanVit1, whole genome shotgun sequence encodes:
- the chrd gene encoding chordin yields MLVPRALRSLLCVLSCAWLHTGAPSRLKSPALPIQSEREPLPSKGSSGCSFGGRFYSLENTWHPDLGEPFGVMHCVQCNCEPQKSRRGKVLGKVNCKNIKQDCPDLDCEDPILLPGHCCKTCRKDEDDKKQTGSVLDSFEYFHDKGKDKEDDLHKSYNDRSYLSSEELGPRESRTDFVAVLTGVTESWLPSSNGVARARFSLTRTSLAFSITYQRMGRPSKIGFLDSDGTIAFEYRVPKGQSDMICGVWKNLAKPQMRQLQSEQMRISMTTSTSRREEVEGKIIKHRALFAETFSSTLTSEEEYSGMGGIAMLTLSDTENNLHFILILQGLIKHKDKEPLLVPIRVQLVYRQHILREIQANITSHDPDFAEVLTDLNSRELFWLSRGQLEITVATEDQEPRQISGFITGRKSCDTIQSVMSSNDALTPAKTGGVGSAIFNLHDNGTLDYQVQVAGLTSDFVGLTIELKPRRRNKRTVLYDLTPEYNKATGQAQGSWSRLEARHIHMLLQNELFINVATAHSQEGELRGQIRALLYSGLEAPRHELPTPLAGHFVSPPVRTGASGHAWVSVDKQCHLHYEIVVAGLSKSDDLTVNAHLHGLAEIGEIDDSSTTHKRLLTGFYGSQAQGVLKEMSVELLQHLDQGTAFIQVSTKMNPRGEIRGRVHVPNNCEFGTREEMEESEFDDLFTKDPEELKKDPHTCFFENQHQAHGSRWTPNYDKCFSCSCQKRTVICDPVICPVLTCSQTIQPEDKCCPICDERKEPKDMKVPERVDEHPEGCYFEGDQKMHAPGTTWHPFVPPFGYIKCAVCTCKGSSGEVHCEKVTCPMLTCSHPVRRNPSDCCKECPEEEKTPAGLEHSDMMQADGPRHCKFGKNYYQNSDNWHPWVPMVGEMKCINCWCDHGVTKCQKKQCPVLTCTNNTRTEGACCPECLDSKEEDDQVMKAPDKRRTWRH; encoded by the exons ATGCTGGTTCCCCGCGCGCTCCGCTCCTTGCTGTGCGTGCTGAGCTGCGCGTGGCTGCACACCGGAGCACCCTCGCGGCTCAAGTCACCCGCTCTGCCCATCCAGTCGGAGAGAGAACCGCTGCCCTCCAAAGGCTCATCAG GATGCTCATTCGGAGGACGATTTTATTCCCTGGAGAACACATGGCACCCAGATCTGGGGGAGCCCTTCGGTGTCATGCACTGTGTCCAGTGCAACTGCGAACCT CAAAAGAGTCGCCGTGGCAAGGTTTTGGGGAAAGTTAACTGTAAGAACATCAAACAGGACTGCCCAGACCTGGACTGTGAGGATCCCATCCTGCTGCCAGGGCACTGCTGTAAAACCTGCCGTAAAG ATGAGGATGACAAGAAACAGACAGGCTCTGTGCTGGACAGCTTTGAGTATTTCCATGACAAGGGCAAGGATAAGGAGGATGACCTCCACAAATCATACAACGACCGATCCTACCTTAGCTCTGAAGAGTTGGGCCCCAGGGAGAGCCGCACTG ACTTTGTTGCAGTGTTGACAGGAGTGACGGAATCATGGCTGCCCAGCTCCAACGGTGTTGCCAGAGCTCGCTTCTCTCTGACCCGAACTAGCCTGGCCTTCTCCATCACATACCAGAG AATGGGCCGCCCCAGTAAAATAGGCTTCCTGGATTCAGATGGGACCATTGCTTTTGAGTACAGAGTCCCCAAGGGACAGTCAGACATG ATCTGTGGAGTATGGAAGAACCTGGCTAAGCCTCAAATGCGACAGCTGCAGTCTGAGCAGATGCGCATCAGCATGACCACATCTACGAGCAGACGAGAAGAAGTGGAGGGGAAGATCATCAAACACAGGGCACTGTTTGCTG AGACATTCAGTTCAACGCTGACATCGGAGGAGGAGTACTCAGGCATGGGAGGCATCGCCATGTTGACACTGAGTGACACAGAGAACAACCTCCACTTCATCCTCATCCTTCAAGGCCTCATCAAACATAAAGACAAAG agCCCCTTTTGGTGCCCATCCGAGTCCAGCTTGTGTACCGACAACACATCCTGAGAGAGATCCAAGCCAACATCACCTCTCAT GATCCAGACTTTGCAGAGGTGCTGACAGACCTGAATAGCCGTGAACTGTTCTGGTTATCTCGCGGTCAGCTGGAGATCACCGTGGCAACCGAGGATCAGGAACCCCGACAAATCTCTGGCTTCATCACCGGCAGGAAATCTTGTGACA CTATTCAGAGTGTGATGTCCAGCAATGATGCATTGACCCCGGCGAAGACAGGAGGTGTGGGATCCGCTATCTTCAACCTCCATGATAATGGCACACTGGACTACCAG GTTCAGGTCGCAGGTCTCACCAGTGACTTTGTTGGCCTAACTATCGAGTTGAAGCCACGGCGGCGAAACAAGCGAACTGTGCTGTATGACCTGACGCCAGAGTACAACAAGGCCACAGGCCAGGCGCAGGGCAGCTGGAGTCGTCTGGAGGCCCGACATATCCACATGCTGCTGCAGAACGAACTGTTCATCAATGTGGCCACGGCACACAGCCAGGAGGGGGAGCTCAGGGGGCAGATTAGGGCCCTGCTCTACAGCGGCCTGGAGGCACCCAGACATG AGTTGCCCACTCCTCTGGCTGGCCACTTTGTGTCTCCACCAGTAAGAACTGGTGCCTCTGGCCATGCCTGGGTGTCCGTGGACAAACAGTGTCACCTGCATTATGAAATCGTTGTCGCAGGTCTCAGCAAGTCCGACGACCTCACTGTGAACGCCCATCTCCACGGACTGGCTGAGATTGGAGAAATAGATGACAGCAGCACCACTCACAAAAGGCTGCTGACTGGCTTCTACGGCTCACAG gcTCAGGGAGTGTTAAAGGAAATGAGTGTTGAGTTACTGCAACACCTGGACCAAGGAACAGCCTTCATCCAGGTCAGCACCAAGATGAACCCCCGAGGAGAAATACGAGGACGG GTCCATGTGCCAAACAACTGTGAGTTTGGGACcagagaggagatggaggagtcTGAGTTTGACGATCTCTTTACGAAGGACCCAGAGGAGCTGAAGAAAGATCCCCATACCTGCTTTTTTGAGAACCAGCATCAGGCTCATGGCTCCCGCTGGACTCCCAACTACGACAAATGCTTCTCCTGCAGCTGCCAG AAGCGAACTGTGATCTGTGATCCAGTCATCTGTCCGGTGTTGACCTGCTCCCAAACCATTCAGCCTGAGGACAAGTGCTGTCCGATCTGTGATG AGAGGAAGGAGCCCAAGGACATGAAAGTTCCAGAGAGGGTGGATGAACATCCTGAAG gTTGTTACTTTGAAGGGGACCAGAAGATGCACGCCCCGGGAACCACATGGCATCCCTTTGTACCTCCCTTTGGCTACATTAAATGTGCTGTCTGCACGTGCAAG GGGTCTTCAGGAGAGGTGCACTGTGAGAAGGTGACGTGTCCGATGTTGACCTGCAGTCACCCAGTAAGACGTAACCCCTCCGACTGCTGTAAGGAGTGtccagaggaggagaagactCCAGCAGGCCTGGAGCACAGCGACATGATGCAAGCAGATGGCCCAAGGCACTGCAAATTTGGCAAGAACTATTACCAGAACAGTGACAACTGGCATCCGTGGGTACCAATGGTGGGGGAAATGAAATGCATCAACTGCTGGTGTGAT CATGGTGTGACCAAGTGTCAGAAAAAGCAATGTCCAGTACTTACCTGCACCAACAACACCCGCACAGAGGGCGCGTGCTGTCCGGAATGCCTTG ATTCCAAAGAGGAAGACGACCAGGTGATGAAAGCTCCAGACAAAAGGCGAACCTGGAGACACTGA